A stretch of Exiguobacterium sp. BMC-KP DNA encodes these proteins:
- a CDS encoding ABC transporter substrate-binding protein, with protein MRRKTWMTALTLLVLSSLMLAACSGQAEQTDQKTRTITHEAGKTKVPEKPKKVVALEFSFVDALDELGITPVGIAQENKTDVSGLLGKDISFTEVGTRQQPNLEVISSLQPDLIIGDFNRHKGIYKQLQEIAPTIILKSRNATYEENIDSFKKIAEAVGKTKQMDDRLALHEERLEAAKKKVDPKDDRKVMVGVFRADSLTAHGETSFDGELLEKIGIENAVTKTAEPTVTITLEQMVKWDPDVIFMAEADPKLLKEWKNNPLWNQITAVKNKEVYEVNRDLWTRYRGLDAAEQIVDEAIQLLQQK; from the coding sequence ATGAGACGGAAAACTTGGATGACAGCGTTGACGCTCCTCGTGTTGAGCAGTTTGATGCTTGCAGCTTGTTCAGGTCAAGCAGAACAAACAGATCAAAAGACGCGGACGATCACGCACGAAGCAGGAAAAACGAAGGTACCAGAAAAGCCGAAAAAGGTCGTCGCGCTTGAATTCTCATTCGTTGATGCACTAGACGAGCTCGGTATCACACCAGTCGGGATCGCACAAGAAAACAAGACCGATGTCTCCGGATTACTTGGAAAAGACATCTCGTTCACGGAAGTCGGTACACGCCAACAACCAAACCTTGAAGTGATCAGTTCTTTGCAACCGGACTTGATCATCGGCGACTTCAATCGTCACAAAGGAATTTATAAGCAATTACAAGAAATCGCACCGACGATCATTTTGAAGAGTCGCAATGCGACGTATGAAGAGAATATCGATTCGTTTAAGAAGATTGCGGAAGCGGTCGGTAAAACAAAACAGATGGACGATCGCCTTGCCCTGCATGAAGAGCGGTTAGAGGCAGCGAAGAAGAAGGTTGATCCAAAAGATGACCGTAAAGTCATGGTCGGTGTCTTCCGCGCCGATTCACTCACAGCACACGGTGAGACGTCGTTTGACGGTGAGTTACTCGAGAAGATTGGGATCGAGAACGCTGTTACGAAAACAGCGGAACCGACTGTTACGATCACGCTAGAGCAGATGGTCAAATGGGATCCGGATGTCATCTTCATGGCGGAAGCCGATCCGAAACTGCTGAAGGAATGGAAAAACAATCCGCTCTGGAATCAGATCACGGCGGTCAAGAACAAGGAAGTCTACGAAGTTAATCGTGACCTCTGGACACGCTATCGTGGACTTGACGCTGCTGAACAGATCGTTGACGAAGCGATTCAATTGTTACAACAGAAATAA